In Camelina sativa cultivar DH55 chromosome 16, Cs, whole genome shotgun sequence, a single window of DNA contains:
- the LOC109124652 gene encoding RNA polymerase II subunit A C-terminal domain phosphatase SSU72-like — MRFRYAMVCSSNQNRSMEAHALLKRQGLDVASYGTGSHVKLPGPSLREPNVYDFGTPYKQMFDELRRKDPELYKRNGILQMLKRNLSVKLAPQRWQDNAGDGVFDVVMTFEEKVFDSVLEDLNNREQSLMKTILVMNLEVKDNHEEAAIGGRLALELCQEIEGNETWEDSIDDIVAGFEKQHRRKLVYSISFY; from the exons ATGAGGTTCCGGTACGCTATGGTCTGTTCGTCGAATCAGAACCGGAGCATGGAAGCTCACGCTCTTCTGAAGAGACAAGGTCTCGACGTTGCTTCGTACGGGACTGGGTCTCATGTTAAACTACCTGGACCATCTCTCAGAGAGCCTAACGTTTACGATTTCGGAACTCCGTACAAGCAGATGTTCGACGAGCTCAGGCGCAAAGATCCTGAACT GTACAAGCGGAATGGTATATTGCAGATGCTTAAGAGGAATTTATCTGTGAAGCTTGCTCCTCAAAGATGGCAAGATAATGCTGGTGATGGTGTCTTTGATGTGGTTATGACTTTTGAAGAAAAGGTTTTCGATTCTGTCCTTGAAG ATCTTAATAACAGAGAACAGTCACTTATGAAAACCATACTTGTGATGAACTTGGAGGTTAAAGACAACCACGAAGAAGCAGCTATTGGTGGCCGACTTGCCTTGGAACtctgtcaagagattgaagGTAATGAAACATGGGAAGATTCGATCGATGACATTGTTGCAGGATTTGAAAAACAACATAGGCGGAAACTGGTCTATAGCATCTCATTCTACTGA